A section of the Neisseria dumasiana genome encodes:
- a CDS encoding symmetrical bis(5'-nucleosyl)-tetraphosphatase yields the protein MAHYAIGDIQGCFAELNALLAKIGFNHGTDTLWLTGDIVNRGSQSLEALQFVMKHESSIRTVLGNHDLHMLAVSYGFGKIRRGDTIAPILEHPDNRKMLDWVRAQPLLIRGDKHVLVHAGLLPKWDIDKAESLALEVETELKSDRAKDYFLNMYGDKPKKWKNSLTGYDRLRMITNVFTRMRALTFKNKLDYDFKGGLKDMPDDLRPWFEAPERQHLSHTIVFGHWSALGYLNNYRVISLDTGALWGGQLTAINLDTNEVTQVSSQSKLHWATAL from the coding sequence ATGGCACATTATGCAATCGGCGATATTCAAGGCTGCTTTGCCGAACTCAACGCCCTGCTCGCCAAAATAGGCTTTAACCACGGCACCGACACACTGTGGCTCACGGGCGACATCGTCAACCGCGGCTCGCAGTCGCTCGAAGCCCTGCAATTTGTGATGAAGCACGAAAGCAGCATCCGCACCGTGCTCGGCAACCACGACCTGCACATGCTGGCCGTATCTTACGGCTTCGGCAAAATCAGACGCGGAGACACCATCGCACCGATTCTCGAACACCCCGACAACCGCAAAATGCTTGATTGGGTGCGCGCCCAACCGCTCTTGATCCGCGGCGACAAGCATGTTTTGGTGCACGCCGGGCTGCTGCCCAAATGGGACATCGACAAAGCCGAAAGCCTCGCGCTCGAAGTTGAAACCGAATTGAAAAGCGACCGCGCCAAAGACTATTTTCTCAACATGTACGGCGACAAGCCTAAAAAATGGAAAAACAGCCTCACCGGCTACGACCGCCTGCGCATGATCACCAACGTCTTTACCCGTATGCGTGCGCTCACCTTCAAAAACAAGCTCGACTATGATTTCAAAGGCGGGCTTAAAGACATGCCCGACGACCTGCGCCCGTGGTTTGAAGCACCCGAACGCCAACACTTGAGCCATACCATCGTATTCGGCCATTGGTCGGCACTCGGCTATCTCAACAACTACCGCGTCATCTCGCTCGACACCGGCGCGCTGTGGGGAGGACAACTTACCGCCATTAATTTAGATACCAACGAAGTTACCCAAGTCTCTTCCCAAAGCAAACTGCATTGGGCAACGGCTTTGTGA
- a CDS encoding RidA family protein — MAKTIIYTDNAPAAIGAYSQAVRAGNTVYMSGQIPLDPATMTVVGNGDFRAEAHQVFKNLQAVAQAAGGSLDDIVKVNAYLTDLGNFAVFNEVMAEYFSQPFPARAAVEVAGLPKGVQVEAEAVLVLNS, encoded by the coding sequence ATGGCTAAAACCATTATCTACACCGACAACGCCCCCGCCGCCATCGGCGCATACAGCCAAGCCGTGCGCGCGGGCAACACTGTTTACATGAGCGGCCAAATCCCACTCGACCCCGCCACCATGACCGTAGTCGGCAACGGCGATTTCCGCGCCGAAGCGCACCAAGTGTTTAAAAACCTGCAAGCCGTGGCGCAAGCGGCGGGCGGTTCTTTGGACGACATCGTCAAAGTCAACGCCTACCTTACCGACTTGGGCAACTTCGCCGTATTCAACGAAGTAATGGCCGAATACTTCAGCCAACCCTTCCCCGCCCGCGCCGCCGTCGAAGTTGCCGGCCTGCCCAAAGGCGTACAGGTGGAAGCGGAAGCCGTATTGGTACTAAACAGCTGA
- the ribF gene encoding bifunctional riboflavin kinase/FAD synthetase: protein MKIWFGLGSRPDFPQGSAVTIGNFDGVHLGHRHILQRLKQEAQSRGLPVVAVIFEPQPQEFFARKQGRELPYRLSPLRSKLHLLRETGCVDAVWVLRFNQAFADINAQTFISRLLRETLNTKYLLIGDDFRFGTGREGDFALLQSQPDMVTERTPSVLVENIRASSTAIRKALSDGLLEYARKLLGHPYTLSGKVKHGAKLGRTIGCPTANVQLPQHHYALNGVFVVEAEGSFGTRRGVASFGFNPTVSATRRQKLEVHLFDFNGDLYGQRIRVRFLHKLRDEAKFDNIDDLKKQIWADMDAARNWVIG from the coding sequence ATGAAAATCTGGTTCGGTTTGGGCAGCCGCCCCGACTTTCCCCAAGGCTCCGCCGTGACCATCGGCAATTTCGACGGCGTGCATCTCGGCCACCGCCACATTCTGCAACGGCTCAAACAAGAAGCGCAAAGCCGCGGCCTGCCCGTGGTTGCCGTGATTTTCGAGCCGCAGCCGCAAGAATTTTTCGCCCGCAAACAAGGACGCGAACTGCCCTACCGCCTCAGCCCGCTGCGCAGCAAACTGCACCTGCTGCGCGAAACCGGCTGCGTCGATGCCGTGTGGGTGCTGCGTTTCAACCAAGCCTTTGCCGACATCAACGCCCAAACCTTCATCAGCCGCCTGCTGCGCGAAACCCTCAACACCAAATACCTGCTCATCGGCGACGATTTCCGCTTCGGCACAGGGCGCGAAGGCGATTTCGCCCTGCTGCAAAGCCAGCCCGACATGGTTACCGAGCGCACCCCCTCCGTGCTGGTGGAAAACATCCGCGCCAGCAGCACCGCCATCCGCAAAGCCCTTTCAGACGGCCTCTTGGAATACGCCCGCAAACTGCTCGGCCACCCCTACACCCTCAGCGGCAAAGTCAAACACGGTGCCAAGCTCGGCCGCACCATCGGCTGCCCCACCGCCAACGTGCAGCTTCCCCAACACCACTACGCCCTCAACGGCGTGTTTGTAGTTGAAGCGGAAGGCAGCTTCGGCACCCGCCGCGGCGTAGCCAGCTTTGGCTTCAACCCCACCGTATCCGCAACCCGCCGCCAAAAGCTCGAAGTGCATTTGTTCGACTTCAACGGCGATTTATACGGCCAACGCATCCGCGTGCGCTTTCTGCACAAACTACGCGACGAAGCCAAGTTCGACAACATCGACGATTTGAAAAAACAGATTTGGGCGGATATGGATGCGGCGAGGAATTGGGTAATTGGTTGA
- a CDS encoding IS3 family transposase — translation MSRKGNCWDNAPMESFFGTLKTESFYEEGVLSVAELTTVINDYIHYYNHERISLNLKKLSPVAYRTQLEEDV, via the coding sequence ATGTCGCGCAAAGGCAATTGTTGGGACAATGCGCCGATGGAGAGTTTCTTCGGCACATTGAAAACGGAAAGCTTTTATGAAGAAGGTGTGCTATCGGTGGCCGAGCTGACAACGGTGATCAATGATTACATCCATTACTACAATCATGAACGTATTAGTTTAAACTTAAAAAAGCTGAGCCCTGTGGCCTACAGAACTCAGCTTGAAGAGGATGTTTGA
- a CDS encoding nuclear transport factor 2 family protein, whose translation MNTEQNWQEAVRAAEQQRADCLINQRYEEFAAMCSPNLCYVHTSGTVDDLDALMGKLHSGFYVYKAIHYPIHEIRHLGTAILVRADFQADILVDGQPRKLNNRAVSVWEIENGELKLAFYQATPIAK comes from the coding sequence ATGAACACAGAACAAAATTGGCAGGAAGCCGTCCGCGCCGCCGAACAGCAAAGAGCCGATTGCCTGATCAACCAACGTTACGAAGAATTTGCCGCCATGTGCAGCCCCAACCTCTGTTATGTGCATACCAGCGGCACCGTAGACGATTTGGATGCTTTAATGGGCAAGCTGCATTCCGGCTTTTACGTTTACAAAGCCATTCATTACCCCATTCACGAAATCCGGCATCTGGGCACGGCCATTTTGGTGCGCGCCGATTTCCAAGCCGATATATTGGTGGACGGGCAGCCCAGAAAGCTCAACAACCGCGCCGTGTCGGTTTGGGAAATCGAAAACGGCGAGTTGAAACTGGCTTTCTATCAAGCGACGCCCATAGCCAAATAA
- a CDS encoding 3-oxoacid CoA-transferase subunit A yields MIDKTTRSLEDVLAQISDGARIMIGGFGTAGQPAGLIDGLIETGAKDLVIINNNAGNGDYGLAKLLKTGAVRKIICSFPRQSDSWVFDELYRAGKIELELVPQGNLACRIQAAGMGLGAVFTPTGYGTLLAEGKETRHIDGKDYVLEYPIKADFALIKAFKGDRWGNLVYRKSARNFGPIMAAAADVTIAEVSEIVELGALDPEHIITPGIFVRHVVKI; encoded by the coding sequence ATGATAGACAAAACAACCCGTTCTCTGGAGGATGTGCTGGCTCAAATTTCAGACGGCGCCCGTATTATGATCGGCGGTTTCGGTACGGCAGGGCAGCCTGCCGGATTGATCGACGGCCTGATTGAAACGGGAGCGAAAGATTTGGTCATCATCAACAACAATGCAGGCAATGGCGATTACGGTTTGGCCAAACTGCTGAAAACCGGTGCGGTGCGCAAAATCATCTGCTCTTTTCCGCGCCAATCCGATTCTTGGGTTTTCGACGAGCTTTACCGCGCCGGAAAAATCGAGCTGGAACTGGTGCCGCAAGGCAACCTTGCCTGCCGCATTCAGGCGGCGGGCATGGGGTTGGGCGCGGTGTTTACGCCTACCGGCTACGGCACGCTGTTGGCGGAAGGTAAAGAAACCCGCCATATCGACGGCAAAGATTATGTGCTCGAGTATCCCATCAAAGCGGATTTTGCGCTGATTAAAGCTTTCAAAGGCGACCGCTGGGGTAATTTGGTTTACCGTAAATCGGCGCGTAATTTCGGCCCGATTATGGCGGCGGCAGCCGATGTAACCATTGCCGAAGTGTCGGAAATCGTTGAATTGGGGGCTTTGGACCCCGAACACATCATCACACCGGGAATTTTTGTCCGGCACGTCGTTAAAATTTGA
- a CDS encoding 3-oxoacid CoA-transferase subunit B yields MNYQKLNREQIAMRVAADIPDGAYVNLGIGLPTKIAAYLPEDKEIFLHSENGLLAFGPPPAPGEEDPDLINAGKEYVTLQTGGCYFHHGDSFAMMRGGHLDICVLGAFQVSANGDLANWHTGAPDAIPAVGGAMDLAVGAKKVWVTMEHTSKQGEPKIVQNLTYPATGLHCVNRIYTDLCVIDLDGEGLRVIEKVDGLDFDELQKLTDAPLIDATAGAKK; encoded by the coding sequence GTGAACTACCAAAAACTCAACCGTGAACAAATCGCCATGCGCGTTGCCGCAGATATTCCCGACGGTGCTTACGTTAATCTCGGCATCGGGTTGCCGACCAAAATTGCGGCTTATCTGCCCGAAGACAAAGAAATCTTTCTGCATTCCGAAAACGGCCTGCTGGCATTCGGCCCGCCGCCCGCTCCCGGCGAAGAAGACCCCGATTTGATTAACGCGGGTAAAGAATACGTTACGCTGCAAACCGGCGGATGCTACTTCCACCACGGCGACTCTTTCGCCATGATGCGCGGCGGCCATCTCGATATTTGCGTATTGGGTGCGTTTCAAGTGTCGGCCAATGGAGATTTGGCCAACTGGCACACCGGTGCGCCCGATGCCATTCCGGCGGTAGGCGGTGCAATGGACTTGGCCGTCGGTGCCAAAAAAGTGTGGGTAACGATGGAGCATACAAGCAAGCAGGGCGAGCCTAAAATTGTGCAAAACCTCACTTATCCGGCAACCGGCCTGCATTGCGTTAACCGCATCTACACCGATTTATGCGTTATCGATTTGGACGGAGAGGGTTTGCGCGTGATTGAAAAAGTCGACGGCTTGGACTTTGACGAACTGCAAAAACTGACCGATGCCCCCTTAATCGACGCCACAGCAGGAGCAAAGAAATGA
- the pcaF gene encoding 3-oxoadipyl-CoA thiolase: MKLNDVYIIDAVRTPFGRYGGGLAAVRTDDLGAVPIKALMQRHPQVDWAKADDLIYGCANQAGEDNRNVARMSALLAGMPPSVPATTINRLCGSSLDAVVTAGRAIQTGDADLLIAGGVENMSRSPYVMGKSEQAFGRNQKIEDTTMGWRFVNPAMKAQYGVDTMPQTAENVAEQFGISREDQDRFALASQQKAAAAQQRGFFEREIVPVEIPQRKGGSIVVNQDEHPRPDTNAEGLAKLKPVVFEGGTVTAGNASGINDGSSAVLLASAKAVEAYGLKPRGRLIAGVTVGIEPRIMGFAPAPAIKKLLAKTGVALADIDVIELNEAFAAQALACTRDLGLADDDPRVNPNGGAIAIGHPLGASGTRLLATALNQLEVSGGRYAVCSMCIGVGQGIAVLIERCD; encoded by the coding sequence ATGAAACTGAACGACGTTTATATTATTGATGCCGTGCGCACGCCTTTCGGACGCTACGGCGGCGGTCTTGCTGCGGTGCGCACTGATGATTTGGGTGCCGTGCCGATTAAAGCGTTGATGCAGCGCCATCCTCAAGTAGATTGGGCAAAAGCCGACGACTTGATTTACGGCTGTGCCAATCAGGCGGGCGAAGACAACCGCAACGTGGCCAGAATGTCTGCTTTACTGGCAGGCATGCCGCCTTCCGTGCCGGCAACCACCATCAACCGCCTGTGCGGTTCGTCTTTGGATGCGGTGGTAACGGCAGGCCGTGCGATTCAAACCGGCGATGCCGATTTATTGATTGCCGGCGGCGTGGAAAATATGTCCCGTTCGCCTTATGTGATGGGTAAATCGGAGCAGGCTTTCGGCAGAAATCAAAAAATCGAAGATACCACGATGGGTTGGCGTTTTGTCAATCCGGCTATGAAGGCGCAATACGGCGTGGATACCATGCCGCAAACCGCTGAGAATGTGGCGGAGCAATTCGGTATCAGCAGGGAAGACCAAGACCGTTTTGCCCTTGCCAGCCAGCAGAAGGCGGCGGCGGCGCAGCAGCGCGGTTTTTTCGAGCGCGAAATCGTGCCCGTGGAAATCCCGCAGCGCAAAGGCGGCAGCATTGTGGTAAATCAAGACGAGCATCCTCGCCCGGATACCAATGCGGAAGGTTTGGCAAAACTCAAGCCGGTGGTGTTTGAAGGCGGCACGGTAACGGCAGGCAATGCTTCGGGCATCAACGACGGTTCGTCTGCCGTTTTGCTGGCTTCTGCCAAAGCGGTGGAAGCCTACGGACTGAAGCCGCGCGGCCGTTTGATTGCCGGTGTAACGGTGGGCATCGAGCCGAGGATTATGGGTTTCGCCCCCGCACCGGCAATTAAAAAACTGCTGGCCAAAACAGGCGTGGCTTTGGCCGATATTGATGTAATCGAATTGAACGAAGCGTTTGCCGCCCAAGCTTTGGCGTGTACCCGCGATTTGGGTTTGGCCGACGATGATCCGCGCGTCAACCCTAACGGCGGTGCCATAGCCATCGGCCATCCTTTGGGTGCTTCGGGCACGCGCTTGTTGGCAACTGCGCTTAACCAGCTGGAAGTTTCAGGCGGTCGTTATGCGGTGTGCTCGATGTGTATCGGTGTCGGGCAAGGCATTGCGGTGCTCATTGAGCGATGCGACTAG